From one Nodosilinea sp. FACHB-141 genomic stretch:
- the surE gene encoding 5'/3'-nucleotidase SurE yields MNILISNDDGIFALGMRTLASTLAAAGHRVTVVCPDRERSATGHGLTMHKPIRAEMIESVFKDDIEAWSCSGTPADCVKLALGALMATPPEVVVSGINHGANLGTDVVYSGTVSAAMEGVMEGIPAIAVSLTSFTQGSFVPAADFIRDLLSDRDRFPLERPMLLNVNVPAVAAAEIKGAKITRQGIRRYFDQFEKRLDPRGKTYYWLAGEAVEDIEDPLPNQGWPPELTQAMTGIPTDVQAIRDRYISVTPLQYNLTAVGDLLDLAQGERPLLPEQVE; encoded by the coding sequence ATGAACATTCTCATCAGCAACGACGACGGTATTTTTGCCCTAGGGATGCGCACCTTAGCCTCTACCCTAGCGGCGGCGGGTCACCGGGTTACCGTGGTGTGCCCCGATCGCGAGCGTTCCGCTACCGGCCATGGGCTCACGATGCACAAGCCAATTCGTGCTGAGATGATCGAGTCGGTGTTCAAAGATGACATTGAAGCCTGGAGTTGCTCTGGCACCCCCGCCGACTGCGTCAAGCTGGCCCTGGGGGCGCTGATGGCAACGCCCCCAGAGGTTGTGGTCTCAGGCATTAACCACGGCGCTAACCTGGGCACCGACGTGGTCTATTCCGGCACAGTGTCGGCGGCGATGGAGGGGGTAATGGAGGGCATTCCAGCGATCGCCGTTAGTCTGACTAGCTTTACCCAGGGCAGCTTCGTCCCCGCTGCCGACTTCATTCGCGATCTGCTAAGCGATCGCGATCGTTTCCCCCTAGAGCGCCCCATGCTGCTCAACGTCAACGTGCCGGCGGTGGCGGCAGCGGAGATCAAAGGGGCCAAGATTACTCGCCAGGGCATTCGCCGCTATTTCGACCAGTTTGAAAAACGCCTCGATCCTCGGGGCAAAACCTACTACTGGCTAGCGGGGGAAGCCGTCGAAGACATCGAGGATCCCTTACCTAACCAAGGCTGGCCTCCCGAATTGACTCAGGCCATGACGGGTATTCCGACCGATGTGCAAGCGATTCGCGATCGCTATATCTCGGTTACGCCGCTGCAATATAACCTGACTGCCGTAGGCGATCTGTTAGATTTAGCCCAGGGTGAGCGGCCTCTGCTGCCAGAGCAAGTAGAGTAA
- a CDS encoding MBL fold metallo-hydrolase encodes MAELTEQFLVRFWGVRGSIACPGPSTVRYGGNTSCVEMLVGGHRLIFDGGTGLRELGLSLLAEMPVEANMFFTHSHWDHIQGFPFFVPAFVRGNRFNIYGAIAPNGSTIEQRLNDQMLHPNFPVPLQVMGADLKFCDIEVGETLHIGDITIENALLNHPGEAVGYRVTWQNQVAAYITDTEHYPDRLDDNAVWLARNADVMIYDATYTDDEYNDPKSSKVSWGHSTWQEAVKVAKAAGVKTLVIFHHDPAHDDDFMDQIAVQTKAAFPGAVVAKEGMVLDLTAARATLPSKAIGTKALGNYSSSLEAMHLEPDPS; translated from the coding sequence ATGGCTGAGCTTACTGAGCAGTTTTTAGTCCGGTTTTGGGGCGTACGTGGGAGCATTGCTTGCCCAGGGCCGTCTACGGTGCGCTACGGCGGTAACACCTCCTGTGTCGAGATGTTGGTCGGGGGACATCGCCTGATCTTTGACGGGGGTACCGGTCTGAGAGAGCTGGGCCTGTCATTGCTGGCTGAAATGCCCGTTGAGGCCAACATGTTCTTTACCCACTCCCACTGGGACCATATCCAAGGCTTTCCCTTCTTTGTCCCGGCCTTTGTGCGGGGCAACCGGTTTAATATCTACGGTGCGATCGCTCCCAACGGCTCCACCATTGAGCAGCGCCTCAACGACCAGATGTTGCACCCCAACTTTCCGGTGCCGCTCCAGGTGATGGGGGCCGATCTCAAATTTTGCGACATCGAAGTTGGGGAAACCCTGCATATAGGCGACATTACCATCGAAAACGCCCTGCTCAATCACCCCGGCGAAGCGGTGGGCTATCGGGTGACTTGGCAGAATCAGGTAGCAGCCTACATCACCGATACCGAGCACTATCCAGATCGTCTGGATGACAACGCTGTGTGGCTGGCTCGCAATGCCGACGTCATGATCTACGACGCCACCTATACCGACGACGAGTACAACGACCCCAAATCGAGCAAGGTAAGTTGGGGTCACTCCACTTGGCAGGAGGCCGTAAAGGTCGCCAAAGCGGCTGGGGTCAAGACCTTAGTCATCTTCCACCACGACCCCGCCCACGACGACGACTTTATGGATCAGATAGCGGTTCAAACCAAGGCCGCCTTCCCTGGCGCAGTGGTGGCCAAAGAAGGTATGGTGCTTGATCTAACGGCCGCCCGCGCTACTCTGCCGTCGAAAGCCATTGGCACGAAGGCCCTAGGGAATTACTCCTCATCCCTGGAAGCGATGCACCTCGAACCTGATCCGAGCTGA
- the pheS gene encoding phenylalanine--tRNA ligase subunit alpha → MTAAPTSLETDLMAMKEAARSAIAAAATLDELEQLRIGYLGKKGQLSKVLGGMGKLSAEERPRIGALANEVKELIQTQLDQGKSALEAARIEAQLATETLDVTMPGIFQPQGRIHPINSIIDRIVDIFVGLGYTVADGPEIETDYYNFEALNFLPDHPARDMQDTLYLPNGHLMRTHTSNTQIRYMQANEPPLRAVAIGRCYRRDTVDATHAAVFHQIEFFAVDTDITFTDLRGTIKVFLEALYGEIPVRFRPSFFPFTEPSAEVDVEWQGKWLEVLGCGMIDPNVLKSVGYDPEVYSGFAAGLGVERLAMVQHQIDDIRRLYTSDLRFLRQF, encoded by the coding sequence ATGACCGCCGCACCCACCTCGCTCGAAACCGACCTAATGGCCATGAAGGAGGCTGCTAGGAGCGCGATCGCCGCCGCCGCCACCCTAGATGAACTGGAGCAGCTGCGCATTGGCTACCTGGGCAAAAAGGGCCAACTCTCTAAAGTGCTGGGGGGCATGGGCAAACTCTCCGCCGAAGAGCGTCCCCGCATTGGTGCGTTGGCCAACGAAGTTAAAGAACTCATTCAAACCCAGCTTGATCAGGGCAAAAGTGCTTTAGAAGCCGCTCGCATTGAGGCTCAGCTGGCCACCGAAACCTTAGATGTCACTATGCCTGGCATCTTCCAACCCCAGGGCCGCATTCACCCCATCAATAGCATCATCGATCGCATCGTTGATATTTTTGTGGGGTTGGGCTATACCGTCGCCGATGGCCCCGAAATTGAGACTGACTACTATAACTTCGAAGCCCTTAACTTTCTGCCCGACCACCCGGCCCGCGATATGCAGGACACGTTGTACCTGCCCAATGGCCATCTGATGCGCACCCACACATCCAACACTCAAATTCGCTACATGCAGGCCAATGAGCCGCCCTTGAGGGCCGTTGCCATTGGGCGCTGCTATCGCCGCGACACAGTAGATGCCACCCACGCCGCCGTGTTTCACCAGATTGAGTTCTTCGCAGTGGATACAGACATTACCTTCACTGACCTGCGAGGCACCATCAAGGTGTTTCTAGAAGCGCTCTACGGCGAGATTCCCGTGCGGTTTCGGCCCAGCTTTTTCCCATTCACCGAGCCCTCTGCTGAAGTAGATGTAGAGTGGCAGGGCAAGTGGCTAGAGGTGCTGGGCTGCGGCATGATCGACCCCAACGTGCTGAAATCTGTCGGTTATGACCCTGAGGTTTACAGCGGCTTCGCGGCAGGACTAGGGGTAGAGCGCCTAGCCATGGTTCAGCACCAAATCGACGACATTCGCCGCCTTTACACCAGCGACCTGCGGTTTTTGCGACAGTTCTAA